One window of the Lactococcus lactis genome contains the following:
- a CDS encoding YjzD family protein, protein MERSVNMKLIVTLFWSLALGQVVGYVATALAGVPDPELWTTIISLIFGLFVYLFQAVAVEKEAKAN, encoded by the coding sequence ATGGAAAGAAGCGTAAATATGAAACTTATTGTCACACTTTTTTGGTCGCTTGCTCTTGGACAAGTTGTAGGTTATGTTGCAACTGCTCTTGCTGGCGTTCCAGACCCTGAACTTTGGACAACGATTATCTCGCTTATCTTTGGTCTTTTTGTATATCTTTTCCAAGCTGTAGCTGTGGAAAAAGAGGCTAAAGCAAACTAA
- a CDS encoding nucleoside 2-deoxyribosyltransferase, translating to MNKLFNQAVNVYLAAPFFSESQIKKVELLENALSKNKTVANFFSPMRCQHPESLPQEVEAFTPEWAKATMENDVNEVNKADIIVAIVDFDHQDTDSGTAWELGYAIALEKPTYLIRFEDTIPANIMLTERNRAFFTQIEQVEEYDFLESKLIPYSGKYQ from the coding sequence TTGAACAAGTTGTTTAATCAAGCAGTTAACGTTTACCTTGCCGCACCATTTTTTAGTGAAAGTCAAATAAAAAAAGTTGAACTTTTAGAAAATGCACTTTCAAAAAATAAAACAGTAGCAAACTTTTTTAGCCCAATGAGATGTCAACATCCTGAATCTTTACCACAAGAAGTTGAAGCTTTTACCCCTGAATGGGCCAAAGCGACAATGGAAAATGATGTAAATGAGGTAAATAAAGCAGATATCATTGTTGCAATTGTTGATTTCGATCATCAAGATACTGATTCTGGAACAGCTTGGGAGCTTGGCTACGCCATTGCTTTAGAAAAACCAACCTATCTTATTCGTTTTGAAGATACTATTCCAGCAAATATAATGCTCACTGAGCGAAATAGAGCTTTCTTCACCCAGATTGAACAAGTTGAAGAATATGATTTTTTAGAGTCTAAACTAATCCCATATAGTGGAAAATACCAATAG
- a CDS encoding DUF1003 domain-containing protein — MAPTPINKNKVVCLVNGRVHRRSGGDFLENLDPSLQTVIMRDYPEATSHDFICNEHQVKFRLEVLDTLFHLDLQKNFTVNDLLNEELTKANFEIHDVEEQLQTQETIGERVADKVTEFVGSWAFILTYLGILVVWMFVNVSGIFGVEWDKYPFILLNLFLSITAAMQAPLIMMSQNRAAHHDRLSAKNDFQVNVKSEKGVAALHEKLDHLMMDDQASNMQIQKIQTEMLGDIQILLNEVYQQNQDIRERLDDVEDQLDDFEETFDSFEETLDSIEENTDDEEEEGMANSD, encoded by the coding sequence ATGGCTCCAACTCCAATTAATAAAAATAAAGTCGTCTGTCTTGTTAACGGTCGTGTTCATCGCCGGTCAGGAGGAGATTTCCTTGAGAATCTTGACCCTAGCCTTCAAACCGTTATCATGCGCGATTACCCAGAAGCAACCAGTCATGATTTCATCTGTAATGAACATCAGGTTAAATTCCGTTTGGAGGTCTTAGATACCCTTTTTCATCTTGACCTGCAAAAAAACTTTACCGTTAATGATTTACTTAATGAAGAATTAACTAAGGCAAATTTTGAGATTCATGACGTGGAAGAACAACTTCAAACCCAAGAAACTATCGGTGAACGTGTGGCTGATAAAGTTACTGAATTTGTCGGTTCGTGGGCTTTCATTCTAACTTATCTTGGAATTTTAGTCGTTTGGATGTTTGTTAATGTTTCTGGTATTTTCGGAGTCGAGTGGGATAAATATCCATTCATTCTCCTCAACCTTTTTCTATCGATTACGGCCGCAATGCAAGCCCCTTTGATTATGATGAGTCAAAATCGTGCTGCACACCATGACCGCTTGTCTGCTAAAAATGACTTCCAAGTCAATGTTAAATCAGAAAAAGGGGTAGCTGCCCTCCATGAAAAACTTGACCATTTGATGATGGATGATCAAGCTTCAAATATGCAAATTCAAAAAATTCAAACCGAAATGCTTGGAGATATCCAAATTCTTCTTAACGAAGTTTATCAACAAAACCAAGATATTCGTGAGCGTTTGGATGATGTCGAAGATCAACTTGATGATTTTGAAGAAACCTTTGATAGTTTTGAAGAAACTCTTGACAGTATTGAAGAAAATACTGACGATGAGGAAGAAGAAGGCATGGCTAATTCTGATTAA